A single genomic interval of Brevibacillus brevis harbors:
- the trmB gene encoding tRNA (guanosine(46)-N7)-methyltransferase TrmB, producing the protein MRLRNIPGAEAALREYPTFVDNPLSYKGNWKERFGNNNPIHVEIGCGKGRFINTLAERHPDINFIAVELKAEVVLRAVQRTEYKAVPNLAFVQFDASKLTELFADHEISRIYLNFSDPWPKTRHAKRRLTYKSFLNTYRQVLVADGELHMKTDNENLFEFSLNQFAAERFQMRNITFDLHQSKLAADNVMTEYEERFSSRGQRIYRVEASCVIK; encoded by the coding sequence ATGCGACTGCGTAACATTCCAGGTGCCGAAGCGGCCCTGAGAGAATATCCTACGTTCGTAGACAATCCCCTTTCCTATAAAGGAAATTGGAAGGAACGCTTCGGGAATAACAATCCGATTCACGTGGAGATCGGCTGCGGAAAAGGACGTTTCATTAATACATTGGCCGAGCGTCACCCTGACATCAATTTCATTGCGGTTGAACTGAAGGCGGAGGTCGTTCTGCGCGCTGTCCAGCGTACGGAGTACAAAGCTGTTCCGAATCTGGCTTTTGTCCAGTTCGACGCTTCCAAGTTGACCGAGTTGTTTGCCGATCACGAAATTTCTCGCATCTATCTGAACTTTAGTGATCCGTGGCCAAAAACCCGTCATGCGAAACGCCGTCTTACTTACAAAAGCTTCTTGAACACCTATCGTCAGGTGCTTGTGGCAGACGGTGAGCTTCATATGAAGACAGATAATGAGAACCTTTTTGAGTTTTCACTCAACCAATTCGCTGCGGAGCGCTTCCAGATGCGCAATATCACCTTTGACCTGCACCAGTCCAAGCTGGCAGCAGATAATGTGATGACGGAGTATGAGGAACGCTTTTCTTCTCGTGGGCAGCGCATTTATCGGGTGGAAGCGAGCTGTGTGATTAAGTAA
- a CDS encoding C40 family peptidase, whose translation MKLQKALIGIVMGVALGVTTIVAPLPGEQNVAEAAWTQSKADKVIATGRKYMGTPYKFGASSNTTAVFDCSSFTKRVFKVAVGKSLPRTSRDQAKVGTSVSKSNLKKGDLVFFKASTTTTSKRITHVAIYAGNNKLLHTYGKPGVTYSTFKGTSWEKRFVSARRVL comes from the coding sequence ATGAAATTACAAAAAGCCCTCATAGGAATCGTAATGGGAGTAGCATTGGGAGTCACAACGATTGTCGCTCCACTGCCGGGAGAGCAAAATGTAGCCGAGGCAGCGTGGACGCAATCCAAGGCGGACAAGGTCATTGCCACGGGAAGAAAGTATATGGGTACTCCTTATAAATTCGGTGCGAGCAGTAATACCACAGCCGTATTTGATTGCTCTTCCTTTACAAAGCGCGTTTTTAAAGTCGCAGTCGGCAAGAGCTTGCCACGCACTTCTCGCGATCAAGCCAAGGTAGGAACGAGTGTGTCCAAGTCGAACCTGAAAAAAGGAGACCTGGTGTTCTTCAAGGCGAGTACAACGACGACGTCCAAACGGATTACACACGTGGCGATTTATGCAGGCAACAACAAACTCTTACATACATATGGAAAACCGGGAGTGACGTATTCGACCTTTAAGGGTACGTCCTGGGAGAAACGCTTCGTTTCGGCACGGCGAGTCTTGTAA
- a CDS encoding DUF977 family protein gives MIRVLIIEDDLRIAEVNRRFVEKVEGYEVIGIATNGQEAKDQMEILQPDLVLLDIYFPDMDGLDFLSIIKEQFPTTDVIMLTAAKEVDAVVEAIRYGVFDFITKPLIFARLQQTLRNYQEFRQKVSDWKKDTDQISQAQIDELIARTGQKKTTETRAIKGIDQITLDKISGFLMQTQEATTDLVSKETGISRSTARRYLEYLVAKGDAIADLSYGVVGRPERVYKSVGRQKE, from the coding sequence GTGATACGGGTACTCATTATTGAAGACGACCTGAGAATTGCAGAAGTAAACCGACGCTTCGTGGAAAAAGTAGAGGGTTACGAGGTGATTGGCATTGCTACGAATGGGCAAGAAGCCAAGGACCAAATGGAAATTTTGCAGCCTGATCTTGTGTTGCTCGACATTTATTTTCCGGATATGGACGGCCTCGATTTTTTATCGATCATAAAGGAGCAGTTCCCTACAACAGATGTCATCATGCTCACTGCTGCCAAAGAAGTGGATGCGGTTGTAGAGGCGATCCGCTATGGCGTATTCGATTTTATTACCAAGCCACTTATCTTTGCGCGTCTGCAACAAACGTTACGGAATTATCAGGAGTTCAGGCAAAAGGTAAGCGATTGGAAAAAAGACACCGATCAGATCAGTCAAGCCCAAATCGATGAGCTCATTGCCCGGACTGGCCAAAAGAAGACTACCGAGACAAGGGCAATTAAAGGGATCGACCAAATTACTCTGGACAAGATTTCAGGCTTTCTCATGCAGACACAGGAGGCCACGACCGATTTGGTCAGCAAAGAAACAGGCATTAGCCGTTCAACAGCAAGGCGATACCTAGAATATCTGGTAGCCAAAGGAGACGCCATCGCAGACCTTTCATACGGTGTCGTCGGACGTCCAGAGCGCGTATACAAGAGCGTCGGGCGGCAAAAAGAATAA